Proteins from a genomic interval of Cyanobium sp. AMD-g:
- the speG gene encoding spermidine N1-acetyltransferase: MAKAELVLRALERGDLRFIHDQVNNRSVMAYWFEEPYESFDELEELYMRHIHDNAERRFVVENKDKELIGLVELIEIDYIHRRAEFQIIVAPAHQGKGFARFCIHKALDYSFTILNLHKIYLSVSVDNAKALHLYQQCGFVEEGHLVGEFFIEGQYRDVKRMYILQDDYLARSASLTSAPG; this comes from the coding sequence GTGGCGAAAGCGGAACTGGTGCTGCGGGCCCTGGAACGGGGCGACCTGCGATTCATTCACGACCAGGTGAACAACAGGAGCGTGATGGCCTACTGGTTCGAAGAACCCTACGAGTCGTTCGACGAACTGGAAGAGCTCTACATGCGCCACATCCACGACAACGCCGAGCGTCGCTTTGTCGTTGAGAACAAGGACAAGGAACTGATCGGCCTGGTGGAACTGATCGAGATTGATTACATTCATCGCCGGGCTGAGTTTCAGATCATCGTCGCCCCTGCCCACCAGGGCAAAGGCTTTGCACGCTTCTGCATCCACAAAGCCCTCGACTACTCGTTCACGATCCTGAACCTGCACAAGATCTACCTCTCCGTTTCCGTCGACAACGCCAAGGCGCTGCACCTCTATCAGCAATGCGGCTTTGTCGAAGAAGGCCACCTGGTGGGCGAGTTCTTCATCGAAGGCCAGTACCGCGACGTCAAACGCATGTACATCCTCCAGGACGACTATCTCGCCAGATCAGCCAGCCTCACATCCGCTCCAGGGTAG